In Anthocerotibacter panamensis C109, the sequence CAGCCCTACCTCGCTTATATCCGCCGCAAGTACGGCGAACTGTATACGCTCTAGAGGCCAGCCTTCTGCGGTCTTACGTGTAAAGGCTCCAACGCAAGACTAGTGAGAGCTCGTGCTCGCAAACGATAGGATGAGAAGATTGAGCGGTCTACTCCCATGACCCGACAGCTTGTCCTCGCCACAGGGAATCCCGGCAAACTCCACGAACTGCGAGACCTCCTCACGGGCTGGGAAGTCCTCCCCAAACCCGATCACTTGGAGATCGCAGAAACCGGTGCAACTTTTGTTGAGAATGCCCGACTCAAAGCGCTGGGTGTGGCTCAAGCGACTGGAGCGTGGGCTATCGGGGACGACTCCGGGCTTGAAGTGCTAGCCCTAGGCGGACAACCAGGGATCTATTCGGCGCGTTGGGGAAAGAATGACCAGGAGCGCATGGCTCGACTCCTCCAGGAGATGTCTGGGAAAACCGACCGTCGGGCACGGTTCGTCGCCAGTATTGTGCTTGCTTGTCCTGAGGGAATTCTCTGTGAAGCAGCGGGGGTTTGTGTCGGAGAACTGCTCACGATGCCTCGGGGTACAGAGGGCTTTGGCTATGACCCAATTTTTTACTACCCGCCCCTAGCGCGGACCCTAGCCGAGATGACGCTACAGGAGAAACAACAGATCTCCCACCGGGGCCAAGCCCTACGCCAACTGCTCGTGCACCTACAGGCAGCCCTCCTCGAAAAAATGCTGTAAGCGCTACTCCATAGGCTTTATCCTTGAGCACTTTAGGGAGAAATACAGCCTCCAAACAGCTAAAAATCTAACCTAAGCGCGTTCCCCCAAATTAATCTAAGGTGATTCCAGGAATTTTATTTATCTTGAGTTACTAATAATTTCCTAGCTCTTTTACCCTAGTCATAAAAGTAGCCTATACCTACCGATAGATGTCTATCTCAGAACAAGATCTTAGACTTCTTCGTAGCCTAAATCCTCTAGGGAGAAGGATCATGAAACTCGCAAAAAAGCTTGCTTTATCTAGTGTTTTTGTCGCGATGATTGCTCTGGTCGGTACGGATATTTCCCTCTCGTCATCCACCCATTTGGTTAGCATGGCAGCTTCGGCTCAGACCCTCCCTCCACTTCCAGATCCCGGTCCTGTCGGAACTAATTTCCTTCAGCAGTTGATGAGTCTACTCGGTTCATTCATCGGTCCTTTCATTACTCCCTTCCTGGGTTTATTGGGAGGAGGCTAATGGTTGATGTGACCCGCACTTTTCAGCGGGCTAAAAGCTCGTTCTAAGTGGGAGGTAGCGTGGGAGGGGGGCTGCCCCATAGCCGTCAGCTTTGGCTGTCCCCCTGGACGATAGGATAGAGCTTTGACCCGGAATCCACCATGTCTATTCCTGTTGAAGCAGCTACTGCTACCCTGCTGATTGTCTGCCCTGATCAACGAGGGTTAGTGGCGAAGTTTGCCCATTTCATCTATGCCAATGGGGGCAATATTATCCATGCGGACCAGCATACGGATTTTGCGGCGGGGCTGTTTTTGACCCGGATCGAGTGGCAGTTGGCGGGCTTTGCGCTGTCGCGAGCGCAGATTGCCACGGAGTTTGCTGCGCTTGCCCAACCCTTGCAGGCTGATTGGCAGGTGCATTTCTCGGATACTGTCCCCCGGTTGGCGCTGTGGGTCAGCCGCCAAGACCACTGTCTACTGGACCTACTCTGGCGACAACAGGCTGGGGAATTGCAGGCGGAGGTCTCCCTCATCCTCAGCAATCATCCCGACCTCAAAACCAGAGCAGAACAGTTCGCAATCCCATTTCACTACCTACCCATCACGCCTCAGACCAAAGCAACCCAAGAAGCCCACCAATTGGCGCTCCTGCGCGACCACCGCATTGATCTGGTGGTCCTGGCGAAATATATGCAGATCCTGAGCCCGGAGTTCGTCCATCAGTTCCCCAACATTATTAATATTCACCACTCCTTCCTCCCGGCTTTTGTGGGGGCGCACCCCTATCAGCAGGCGTACCACCGGGGGGTCAAGATCATTGGGGCGACTGCGCACTATATCACCCCTGAGTTGGACGCCGGACCTATTATCGAACAGGATGTCGTCCGGGTCAGCCACCGCGACGATACCTCGGACCTCATCCGCAAAGGCAAGGACTTGGAACGGGTCGTCCTCGCCCGCGCCGTGCGCCTGCACCTGCAAAATCGCGTATTGGTCTACGGCAACCGGACCGTGGTCTTCGCCTGACAGTGGCATGTCTGGGTCTAGACATAAATTTTCACAATGAGAAGCGGCGATACTGCGGATAATGAGAGTACTTTTTTACCACCGCGAATAACTCGGCAAAGGCTCTATGCGACTCATGGCCGCAAGCCATCTGGTGTACCAAGCTTCGGACTTGACACCCAGTTGGTTATTTATCCTGCCTTCTTCCACTGCTGCCCAGACTGTCCTGCACGAGTCCATTCACCTGACGCCCCCAGTCGAATATCGAGAAGGGCATGACCCCTTCGGCAATCGGTTCTTGTATTTTTGTATGCCTCCAGGACGATTTGAAGTGCACTACGAAGTGGGGGTACAACTCCAGCGGTCTATACCCGTTGCCGGTCTGGTAGCAGTCCCTTCGCTCTATGTGCAGCCCAGCCGCTATTGTTGTCCGCTTCAAGTCCAGCACCTTGCCCACGAACTCTTTGGGGGCAGACCCGTAGACCTAGATCTAGCCCAGAGCATCAGCACCTGGGTCCGTCATCATCTGCACTACCACCCCGGCAGCAGTACCTGGGAAACGGCGGCTAGCGACAGTCTGGTACGGTGCGAAGGCGTCTGCCGCGACTTTGCCCACAGTGCCATCGCCCTGTGCCGTGCGCTGGAGATCCCAGCCCGCTACTGCTCTACCTATGCCCTCAATCTGACCCCCCAGGATTTCCATGCCTGTTGTGAAATGTTTGTAGCGGGTGAATGGGTGCGTCTGGACCCGAGTGGTCTGGTGCTCCCCGAAGCGACGATTGCCATCGCCCACGGGCGGGATGTCAGTGATGCGCCGGTCGCCAGTTTCGCCGGATGGGTCCAATTTCTGGAGCATCAAGTACACGTTCAGCTCATTGCGGAACCGGCTACCCTGTTGGGGACGTACCAGGAACAGAGCGCGTAGGGCGATCCCTACCCCATACGTACAGCGCATTGCCAAGGAAGCGACACATTGCTGACATACACAGTCTTTACGCTATGAAAACCTCAAAACCAGAGGAGGCTCCTGTGTTAAGAAAGTTTCTTGATTCCCTGGCTGAAGCCTGCTTTCAGATGCTTCGACCCTCGTTCAGGACCATGCCCCCTATAGGCACCCAGCCCTACGATGCTACTACCTGCCGGACCTCCGACGGGAAAGTCTGCACCCTCAATAACCTCGAGCGCATTCCTGATCCCTCTTGATAAGTACTCCTAAAACGTCCTCTAAGCACTTCCAGGAGCTGTACGCGGCTACTGGAACTTTTTTGTAGCCTAGGGAATTTCCCGGCAGACTAAATATCTAGATCCTTGAGGTTGATAAGACGAGTGCCGTAGGTCTCGATGAACTCGCGGCGCGGCTCCACCCGGTCCCCCATCAGAATGGTGAAGGTCCGGTCAGCCTCGGCAGCATCTTCGATGATCACCCGCTTGAGCGCACGGGTAGCCGGGTTCATGGTGGTATCCCACAGCTCCTCCGGCTGCATCTCTCCCAAACCCTTAAAGCGCTGGATCTCCGACTTACTGTTGGCCCTGAGCCCTTGCAAAATCGTATCCCGCTCGGCATCGCTATAGCAGTAGCGGGTGTCAATATTGCGCCCGGAACCGACTTTGATCTTATAAAGTGGGGGTTGCGCGATATAAATGTAGCCTTTTTCAATGAGTTCGCGCTTATAGCGGTAAAAGAAGGTCAACAGTAACGTGCGGATATGAGCTCCGTCCACGTCCGCATCCGTCATCAGAATAATGCGGTGGTAGCGCAAGCGGCTGACATCAAATTCTTCGGCCTTAAGACCCAGACCCAGACCCGTGATCATCGCCTGAATCTCCGCATTGCCATAGGTGCGCCGGTCATCGGCTCGCTCGATATTGAGGATCTTTCCGCGCAGCGGGAGTATCGCCTGGAAGCGCCGGTCACGGCCCTGCTTGGCTGACCCCCCGGCTGAATCCCCTTCGACGAGAAAGACTTCAGAACGGCTCGGGTCACGCTCGGAGCAATCGGCTAGTTTGCCGGGCAGAGAGCCGGACTCGAGGGCGGACTTGCGGCGGACTAATTCGCGGGCTTTGCGGGCAGCTTCACGGGCGTTGCGGGCGTTAAGTGCCTTGCCGATGATGTCCTTGGCGACTTTGGGATTGCGCTCCAGCCAGTCGGCGAGTTTTTCGCCCAAGGCACTCTGGACGGCTCCTTGGACTTCGTTGTTGAGCAACTTGACTTTGGTTTGGCTCTCAAATTGGGGGTTGCGGACCTTGACGGAGATGATGGCGGTCAGCCCCTCGCGCACATCGTCCCCGCTGAAGTTTTCGTCGGACTCCTTGACCAGATTATTCTTGCGGGCATAGTCGTTGAGCACCCGTGTAAGGGCGTTGCGAAACCCGGTCAGGTGCGTGCCGCCATCGGGGTTGGAGATATTGTTGGCATAGGCGTAGACCGAATCACTGTAGGCATCGGTGTACTGAAGCGCTAGTTCTACGGCCACATCGTTTTGGAGGCTCTCGAAATAAATGACCTCGTGCAGGGCTGTACGGGAGGTGTTGAGGAATTCGACGTAGCTTGCGATCCCCCCAGCGTAATGAAATTCCTGATAGCAGTTGGCTGCATCTTGGGGCAAGCGTTCATCTAAGAGGGTAATTTTGAGACCCCGGTTGAGGAAGCTCATCTCCCGCAGACGAACCAAGATGGTATCTAGATCCATCTGCGGCGTGCTGGTACTCGCCTCGGCGCTGCTGTCCTTAAAGACGCGGGGGTCCGGCCAAAAGGTGACTTTGGTGCCCTGTTTTTTGGTGGAGCCGATAGCTTTTAAAGGAGCGGTCGGTCCGCCCACCATGGCCCCTGGATTATACCCGCGGAACTCAATCGCATGGACTTTCCCTTCCCGATACACTTCGACATACATCTTTTCGGAGACGGCATTGACACAAGAGGCCCCGACCCCGTGTAAGCCACCGGAGACTTTATAGCCCCCCCCACCGAACTTACCCCCGGCATGGAGCTTGGTGAATACCGTCTCGACCCCGCTCAAGCCCGTCTTCGCCACAATCCCGATGGGGATACCCCGGCCATTGTCCTCGACTGTGACGCTGCCATCTACATGTAGGGCAATGTGAATCTCGGTGCAGTACCCAGCCAAAGCCTCGTCTACGGAGTTATCCACAATCTCGTAAAGGCAGTGGTGAAGAGCCGCCTGATCGGTCCCCCCAATGTACATGCCGGGGCGCAGGCGCACCGCCTCCAACCCCTCCAGTACTTCAATGTTGCCAGCCTCATAGTTGGTCTCCACAGTCGTACTGGGGTTGACGGGCGATTGGGTCATGAGCCATAACTCCAAAGGTGAAGAACAGATTTAAAACGCGCCATAAACACGCGCCAAACAGAGCAAAAAGATCGTTCTTTGTGATCCAGACTTAAATATAACACATCGCCATTCAGGACGTTTTACAGCGGGCTGATGGGCCTTTCTTGCATGGCAGGGTTATGTATTTTAGACGCGGATGGTTTTAGGGCGGAAGGAGAAGACCGAGGTTGGTGCTGGCTTGATACAGCGTTTCGTGGGCGAGGGCATGGGCTTTTTCGGCACCCTGTTTCAAAATCGCCTCCAGATAGCCCGGTTCGGTGGTGAAATGGCGGTAGCGCTCCTGCATCGGCTCCAGAAAAGCAATCGTAGCGTCGGTGAGCTTGGGTTTGAACTGCCCCCAGCCGCTTATGGCGAATTCCTGCGCGACCGACTCCAAGGCTTGGCTGGTCAAGAGGGCGTAGATGGTGAGTAAGTTGGTGGACTCGGGGCGCTTGGGATCGAGGGTCAGTCCACGAATCGGGTCGGTTTTGGCTTTTTTGATTTTTTTTTGAATCTCGTCAGGGGCATCCAGCAGATTGATCCGGCTCAGGTCGGATTCGTCGGACTTGGACATTTTTTTCGTGCCATCGGTCAGGCTCATAATTCTAGCCCCTTCTTTTTGGATCAAGGGCTCGGGGAGGCGGAAGGTTTCACCGTAGAGACTGTTAAAACGGCGGGCGATGTCGCGGGTGATCTCGATGTGTTCTTTTTGGTCGGCTCCTACCGGGACGGCATGGGGCTGATAGAGGAGGATGTCCGCTGCCATCAAGACCGGGTAGTTGAGCAGACCCGCCCCCACATTCTCCCCCTGGCGCAGGCTCTTCTCCTTAAATTGAGTCATCGCCTCGAGCCAGTTGAGCGGAGTCTGGGTCATCAAAAGCCAGGTGAGCTGACTATGGGCGGGGATATGAGACTGAATAAAGATTGTCGCGTGGGTCAGGTCTATCCCGCAGGCTAGATAGAGGGCAGCCACGGCGCGGGTGGCAGCACGCAATTGCTGGGGGTCATGGGGGATGGTGATGGCGTGGAGGTCTACGACACAAAAATAATTATCGTATTTTTCTTGTTGGGCAACCCAGTTGCGCATAGCTCCCAGGTAGTTGCCGAGATGGAGTTGACCGGTGGGCTGAATGCCAGAGAGGGTACGGGGTTTGACAGGCGTCATCGGCAGTTAGGTCTCTTGCGGTATAGCTATCGTAACGCTTGAGGGTTACGGCAGGACGATCAGGACTACATAGTAGAGGCCATGCGAGCAGCAAGCACGTTGGTGTCTTCATGGATAGACACTCTCTCCAGCGGTGTAGGCGGACGAATCCAGAACGCGCTTGAAATACTCCCCTAGGATATTTAATCTCTGGGTACCGGTTTTTAAAGTGGGAGCAGCCCAACCTTATGACCGGAGCACTTCCCATGAAGCGTCCGTATATAACCGCCTTGGCAGCTTTTGCCTTGTTGAGCGCATGTGCCCTACCACTTATGGCCCAAGAGCCTTCTGGGTCAGCTCCGACAGACCAACCCATCAGCCCTACAGATAAACCTCCCTATGACCAACCTGCACCCACTACCCCGCCACCCCAGCCAACGGACAGCTACCCCGGCGCTACCACTGAGCCCATCCCTCCTGAACCCGCGCAACCCGCTACGCCCGGTGTTACCCTCAACCTCAATCCGGGTTCACGCTATGGAGCCCTGCCGCTGTGGCTGCGTCCCTCCACCTATGTCTACGGCAAAGAAGTCCGTACCCAAGTAGGAGCGCGGGGGGCACGGTTTTTCAGCGCCGAGTACAACCGGATGGCACAAAAAGAAGCTAAGCAAGCCGCTGATGAGTTCGCAGCAGCCGACTATTCCACCGATATCTTTACCTGTGCCGACAACGAAGTGGTGGAGAAAAACTGCCAGTAATACTGAAATTAAACCAACGGTGGAAGGTGCCAGGTTTTCCCGCGCCCTTCCATTTTTTTGAGTGGACTACTTATCCTCCCTCCAGGGGTCTGAAGCAGCAGACTTAACCCTTTCTTCACAACAGGATGATTACTTCTAGCGCCGATCCCATCAAGTGGTTGGTCCTCACCAAGCTTGCAGGTAGTCAGCCAGCAGATGCGTCTGTTTTGAGCGCAGACCATCCATCACCCTAGCCCCTGTAGAACAATCAGGAAGACAGCGCTTCCGGCAAGGCAAATTGAGGGCAGCAATCAGCTATAAATGGAATATATCTACACGACCGGCAGTTTATATTCCGCAATTTTCATGAACCAAGGATCAGCCAAAACGTTGCGGTAGCTGATATAGGAGTTTCGGTCACAGTCATCTACCAGTTCAAACTTCTGGGAATAGATCAACTTGAACTTAAAGCAAATCCCCGTGAATCCACAATATTCCCAGATGCAGTAAGTATCTGGATGGTAATACAGCATTCCTTTTTTGAGTGCTTCAACAGACATGCAACTTCCTCGTCAGGTATACGTCCGAAGTGGGTGTTCAATGACCGTTTGTTGGGTGAAACTTATCCCTTCTCTACCTTAAGATAGAGAGGAGATCTGTATGACTTACATCGTACCACCTGCCTTTAAGTTTTTACCAAATTTTGTCATCAACCTTGGGACATACAAAAAGTTTGGGTTGGGAATGTACGGTATGTTCCCATAAAAAAGCCCCCTTGAGCGGGGGCATATTTCCAACTAGGGCAGCTAGCTAAGGAGCTAGAATGTTGCCTCCAAGCCAGCGCGGAAGGTTGTCCCAGGACTAGGAGAACCTACCCCACTAAACAATTCATACCGGTCATTGAAGATATTGAAAACCCCGCCTGTCAGATTAATTACAGCGCTGAGAGGAATGCTGGTCGTAATATCCCAGCGGCTATACCCCGGCGTGAAGAAGGGACCCACGATGGGGCGGTCCCCCACAATAAAGCCGGACAGGGCCGCATTAAAAGCCGTAGATTTGTACTGGAAGCGTAGCGCCGTATTCGTAAAGCATTATGGAAAAATGTTCCCTATCCCAAGCGGCTGTGGGGATAGCTGGCGTTTCGCTAAACGGATGGTCACGCGCTGCGAGAACGGAACACGCTAACCTGGAAAGAGGGTTTAACTATTCCCATCAGGTTACTTCTTGCTGCGGTTCACGCTTCCGAGGGCAGCCATGCCGACCATTTCCGTCCCACTCCCGACCCATCCCTATACCCTGCACCTAGCAGCCTTGAACCAATTGGGAGCGCTAGTGCAATCCCAAGTCAGAGGGCGTAAGCTCCTTTTGGTGAGCCAGCCTGCGATATTTAACGCCTGGGGAGAGCGGGTTTTGACCTCCTTGGGTGAAGCGGGCTATGGAGTCGGGGTCTGTCTAATACCGGCGGGCGAACGCTTTAAGAATTTTCGTACCCTACAGCGGATTTTTGCGGAGTGCCAAAACCATGGGCTGGACCGAGGCTGTGGACTGGTAGCGCTTGGCGGCGGCGTAGTCGGAGATATCACTGGTTTTGCGGCGGCGACCTGGCTGAGGGGTATTCCGGTGGTACAGGTGCCAACTTCACTGCTCGCCATGGTGGATGCAGCCATCGGAGGTAAGACTGGTGTAAACACCCCCCAAGGTAAAAACTTAATCGGAGCCTTTCATCAGCCCGCCCTCGTCCTCATGGACCCGGAGGTGCTCACCACGCTCCCCGCCCGCGAGTGGCGCTCTGGCTTGGCGGAGGTCATTAAGTACGGCGTGATCTGGGACTCCCAGTTATTTGAACTGCTGGAGCAACAGCCCACTTTGGCTGCCAAAAAACTTCCTCCCGACACCCTCCTCAGCTTGCTCACCCACGCTGCTCAAGCCAAAGCGCAGGTCGTCACCAAAGATGAACGAGAAGGTGGGCTCCGGGCTATCCTTAACTACGGTCACACCTTGGGCCACGCCATCGAGACCGCGACGCACTACCGTAAATATACGCATGGAGAAGCGGTGGGCCTGGGGATGCTCGGGGCCGGTCGTCTGGCGGTCCGCTTGGGGCTCTGGTCTACCGAGGCGTGTGCCCGTCAGGATACCCTGATCGCCCGAGCAGGTTTGCCCATGCAATTCCCAGCACTCGATCCCGGACTGTTGCTCTCATTGATGCAGGGCGACAAAAAAGTAGAGGCAGGACGGGTCCGTTTTGTCCTGCCCACGCGCATCGGTCAAGCAGAACTGGTAGATAATCTCCCGCGTGAAAAGGTACTTCAGGTCGTGCAGGAGTTGGTTGGGACTGCATAAGTCTTCTCCGCCTTGACAGCTTGGTGGAGCAGTACTTCTTATGGGGATGTTTTATACTGAGCCGTGAGGTGTGAAGGGCTATGGAACAACTCCAGGAAGAGCGCAGACAGGGCAGTCGGGGCACCAAGACGCTGGTGCTGATGGCGGTAGTGTTGCTGCTGACGGGTGGGCTTATCAGTCGCTTGAGTTATCTTCAACTTTGGGAAGGCCCCAACTATCGAGAACGTGCGGAGAAGAACCGCATCCGTCCCTGGTACCGTGCCCCTGCCCGCGGCGAAATCCTCGA encodes:
- the rdgB gene encoding RdgB/HAM1 family non-canonical purine NTP pyrophosphatase; the protein is MTRQLVLATGNPGKLHELRDLLTGWEVLPKPDHLEIAETGATFVENARLKALGVAQATGAWAIGDDSGLEVLALGGQPGIYSARWGKNDQERMARLLQEMSGKTDRRARFVASIVLACPEGILCEAAGVCVGELLTMPRGTEGFGYDPIFYYPPLARTLAEMTLQEKQQISHRGQALRQLLVHLQAALLEKML
- the purU gene encoding formyltetrahydrofolate deformylase, producing the protein MSIPVEAATATLLIVCPDQRGLVAKFAHFIYANGGNIIHADQHTDFAAGLFLTRIEWQLAGFALSRAQIATEFAALAQPLQADWQVHFSDTVPRLALWVSRQDHCLLDLLWRQQAGELQAEVSLILSNHPDLKTRAEQFAIPFHYLPITPQTKATQEAHQLALLRDHRIDLVVLAKYMQILSPEFVHQFPNIINIHHSFLPAFVGAHPYQQAYHRGVKIIGATAHYITPELDAGPIIEQDVVRVSHRDDTSDLIRKGKDLERVVLARAVRLHLQNRVLVYGNRTVVFA
- a CDS encoding transglutaminase domain-containing protein; the protein is MRLMAASHLVYQASDLTPSWLFILPSSTAAQTVLHESIHLTPPVEYREGHDPFGNRFLYFCMPPGRFEVHYEVGVQLQRSIPVAGLVAVPSLYVQPSRYCCPLQVQHLAHELFGGRPVDLDLAQSISTWVRHHLHYHPGSSTWETAASDSLVRCEGVCRDFAHSAIALCRALEIPARYCSTYALNLTPQDFHACCEMFVAGEWVRLDPSGLVLPEATIAIAHGRDVSDAPVASFAGWVQFLEHQVHVQLIAEPATLLGTYQEQSA
- the gyrB gene encoding DNA topoisomerase (ATP-hydrolyzing) subunit B gives rise to the protein MTQSPVNPSTTVETNYEAGNIEVLEGLEAVRLRPGMYIGGTDQAALHHCLYEIVDNSVDEALAGYCTEIHIALHVDGSVTVEDNGRGIPIGIVAKTGLSGVETVFTKLHAGGKFGGGGYKVSGGLHGVGASCVNAVSEKMYVEVYREGKVHAIEFRGYNPGAMVGGPTAPLKAIGSTKKQGTKVTFWPDPRVFKDSSAEASTSTPQMDLDTILVRLREMSFLNRGLKITLLDERLPQDAANCYQEFHYAGGIASYVEFLNTSRTALHEVIYFESLQNDVAVELALQYTDAYSDSVYAYANNISNPDGGTHLTGFRNALTRVLNDYARKNNLVKESDENFSGDDVREGLTAIISVKVRNPQFESQTKVKLLNNEVQGAVQSALGEKLADWLERNPKVAKDIIGKALNARNAREAARKARELVRRKSALESGSLPGKLADCSERDPSRSEVFLVEGDSAGGSAKQGRDRRFQAILPLRGKILNIERADDRRTYGNAEIQAMITGLGLGLKAEEFDVSRLRYHRIILMTDADVDGAHIRTLLLTFFYRYKRELIEKGYIYIAQPPLYKIKVGSGRNIDTRYCYSDAERDTILQGLRANSKSEIQRFKGLGEMQPEELWDTTMNPATRALKRVIIEDAAEADRTFTILMGDRVEPRREFIETYGTRLINLKDLDI
- the trpS gene encoding tryptophan--tRNA ligase, whose protein sequence is MTPVKPRTLSGIQPTGQLHLGNYLGAMRNWVAQQEKYDNYFCVVDLHAITIPHDPQQLRAATRAVAALYLACGIDLTHATIFIQSHIPAHSQLTWLLMTQTPLNWLEAMTQFKEKSLRQGENVGAGLLNYPVLMAADILLYQPHAVPVGADQKEHIEITRDIARRFNSLYGETFRLPEPLIQKEGARIMSLTDGTKKMSKSDESDLSRINLLDAPDEIQKKIKKAKTDPIRGLTLDPKRPESTNLLTIYALLTSQALESVAQEFAISGWGQFKPKLTDATIAFLEPMQERYRHFTTEPGYLEAILKQGAEKAHALAHETLYQASTNLGLLLPP
- the aroB gene encoding 3-dehydroquinate synthase, whose product is MPTISVPLPTHPYTLHLAALNQLGALVQSQVRGRKLLLVSQPAIFNAWGERVLTSLGEAGYGVGVCLIPAGERFKNFRTLQRIFAECQNHGLDRGCGLVALGGGVVGDITGFAAATWLRGIPVVQVPTSLLAMVDAAIGGKTGVNTPQGKNLIGAFHQPALVLMDPEVLTTLPAREWRSGLAEVIKYGVIWDSQLFELLEQQPTLAAKKLPPDTLLSLLTHAAQAKAQVVTKDEREGGLRAILNYGHTLGHAIETATHYRKYTHGEAVGLGMLGAGRLAVRLGLWSTEACARQDTLIARAGLPMQFPALDPGLLLSLMQGDKKVEAGRVRFVLPTRIGQAELVDNLPREKVLQVVQELVGTA